A genome region from candidate division KSB1 bacterium includes the following:
- a CDS encoding DUF1080 domain-containing protein — protein sequence MKTLIIAFLTVILMLSCTSQPQIQTVNLFNGRDLSGWHMDVPKMDENPDLPGPFVVRDSLLVSLGTPKSHLITDSSYSDYRLEVEYRFPGEPGNCGVLVHASTPRALYDMFPKSLEVQAAARPCRPFWCIVEDITVPDMVERRGPKEEWGITEGKKRRILNLTNDSENPLGEWNQMVIECHEDSIKVWVNDDRVNFGYDCSAQSGQIALQAEGSEVEFRTLTLTPIKKLSDE from the coding sequence ATGAAAACACTCATCATCGCATTTTTGACTGTTATTCTGATGTTATCCTGTACCTCGCAGCCGCAGATACAAACCGTGAATCTTTTCAACGGCCGCGATTTGTCCGGCTGGCATATGGACGTGCCGAAAATGGACGAGAATCCCGATTTGCCGGGCCCGTTTGTGGTGCGCGACAGTCTGCTGGTGAGTCTGGGTACGCCCAAAAGCCATCTCATCACGGATTCCAGCTATTCGGACTATCGGCTGGAGGTGGAATACCGCTTTCCGGGCGAACCGGGCAACTGCGGGGTGCTGGTACATGCGTCAACCCCGCGGGCGCTGTACGACATGTTTCCGAAATCCCTTGAAGTGCAGGCGGCAGCACGGCCATGCCGGCCATTCTGGTGCATCGTCGAGGATATTACTGTGCCGGATATGGTCGAACGGCGCGGTCCGAAAGAGGAATGGGGTATCACTGAAGGTAAAAAGCGGCGTATTCTCAATCTGACCAATGATTCCGAGAATCCCCTGGGTGAATGGAATCAAATGGTGATTGAGTGTCATGAGGATTCGATCAAAGTGTGGGTGAACGATGATCGGGTGAATTTCGGATACGACTGTAGCGCACAGAGCGGACAGATCGCTCTGCAGGCAGAAGGTTCGGAAGTCGAGTTCAGGACATTAACATTGACGCCGATTAAAAAATTGAGTGATGAATGA
- a CDS encoding sigma-70 family RNA polymerase sigma factor: MLFLFMTESKTNRQKPDAESWVDEHGDALYRYALSRISDATMAEDLVQETFLAALRTFHSFDAKSSERTWFISILKHKIIDHYRKQSRRSDLFSDDAAPEEKDYQEDGFWNMQRAPSDWGSQPEEELQRQEFMAVLRRCMEQLPKTFAAVFSLRELEGLSSKAICKELDITSSNLWVLLHRARHRLRRCLEDTWFKVNA; this comes from the coding sequence ATGCTTTTTTTGTTCATGACAGAGTCCAAAACCAATCGGCAGAAACCCGACGCGGAATCCTGGGTGGACGAGCACGGCGATGCTCTGTACCGCTATGCCCTGTCGCGCATCAGTGATGCAACGATGGCCGAGGATCTGGTGCAGGAGACCTTTCTGGCGGCGCTGCGGACGTTTCACAGCTTTGACGCCAAAAGCAGCGAACGCACCTGGTTTATCAGCATATTAAAGCACAAAATCATTGATCATTACCGGAAACAATCACGCCGTTCGGATCTGTTCAGCGATGACGCTGCGCCGGAAGAAAAAGATTATCAGGAGGACGGATTCTGGAACATGCAGCGCGCGCCGTCCGACTGGGGCAGTCAGCCCGAAGAAGAGCTGCAGCGTCAGGAGTTTATGGCAGTGCTGCGGCGGTGCATGGAACAGCTGCCAAAAACCTTTGCCGCTGTGTTTTCGCTGCGCGAACTGGAAGGGCTGTCGTCCAAAGCCATTTGTAAGGAACTGGACATTACGTCGTCTAATCTATGGGTGCTGCTGCACCGGGCGCGACACCGGCTGCGACGCTGCCTGGAGGATACCTGGTTTAAAGTCAATGCATAG